A stretch of DNA from Phycisphaerales bacterium AB-hyl4:
GCTCCAGCCGGCGATGTAGCGGACGCCCGTGCGATCGCAGCGCAGCTTCACCGGGCAGGCGGTGCGGATGCGTCGGTCGGCTCGTCGTTCGGTGGCAACTTCGGGCATGGCGATTCTCCTGAAATCTTTTACGCTCATGCAGGCGATGGGCGGATACAGTTGTATCGGTTAGTCTGAGGTTGACGCTTAAGCAGGATGGCGCGGTTTTGCACGATTTTACGCGCCGCTTACCCCAGGAAAGGTCGGCATGCCCCAACCGACGTCGATTATTACGGTCACGCTGAACACCGCCATCGACCGCGTGCTGGAGGTACACGACTTCCACATCGGCGAGCACGTGCTGGCGCGCGAGGCGATGCGTTACCCGGCGGGGAAGGGGATCAACGTCTCGCGGGCGTTGGCGCGGATCGGCCGGGACAACATCGCCACCGGCTTTGTGGGGCAGGCGGAGATGCTGGAGTTCGATCATCTGTTCAGTGAGACCGGGCCCGGCAGAGCGATGTGCCAACTGCTCGCGGCGCGGGGGGCGACACGTGAGAACATCACGATTCTCGATCCGAAAAACCACACGGACACGCACGTTCGCACGACGGGCTACGAGCTGACGCGCCGGGATGTGCAGCGGATGGTGAGCAAGCTGGGTCTGCTGGCAAGGCAGGGGTCGATGGTGGTGTTCACCGGTTCGCTTCCGCCGGGGCTGGATATGGCGGACTTCGACACGCTGCTGTATGTGTGCATCGGCGGCGGGGCGAAGGTGGTGCTGGACGTTGGCGGGAAGCTGCTGGCCGACTCGACGAGCCTGGACATGTCGGGGCTGGCGAATGTAGAGCCCGAGCCGGTGGGGGGCACGGGTGGCTCGAAGATGTTGTGGATGGTCAAGCCCAATCGTGCGGAGTTGGCGGAGGCGTTGGGGCAGCCGGCGGACGCGTTGAAGGATGAGGCGGCGGTGATCGACGCGGGTCGGCGGATGGCGCGGCGGGTGGCGTGGGTGGTAGTGACTTTGGGCGCGGAGGGGGCGCTGTTGTTTCACCAGGGCCATGTGTGGCGGGGGCATTGCGAGCTGTCGTCGGACGAGGTGGTGAACACGGTCGGCTGCGGCGACTGCATGATGGCGGGCATGCTCGATGCGCAGGCGGCGGGCAAGGGGCCGGAGGACGTGCTGCGGTGGGGCATTGCGACCGCGACGTCGAACGCGGCGCTCGCGGGGGTGGCGGGGTTTGATCGTCAGCGCGTGACCGAGTTGGCTGAGCGATGTACCATTGTTGATGCACTTTCTCCTTCCGCATGACGTTTGCCCTGTTCGCTGGAGCCTGAGATGACTGATTCCGCTGCCGCTTCACCGTTGAGCCTTGATGACCTGACGCGCGAGCATCGCTTGCTGCTGATCGTTTCGCCGTTTCGCGAGACGGGCAGTTTGCAGTGGCAGCAGCAGGCTGTGTCAGCGAATCACGGTGCGCTGGCGAAGCGGGACGTTCGGCTTGCGACCATTATTGGTGAAGACGAGGGCTATCTCGACAGCATGCCGATGAGCCGAGCGGACGTCGTTCAGCTGCGCGAGGTGTTGGAAGTCGAGGCGGACCGGTTCGCGCTGATCCTGCTGGACAAGGGTGGCAAGCAACTGATGTCCGCGGCCAAGCCGGTGAAGATTCACGAGCTGCTTGAGAAGCTTGATGCGGCGGCGGGTGAGCCTGCGGGGTGATTTTTTATTCGGGGGAGTGGGGTGGGTGGGGAGCGGGGGACCCACGGATGCTATCCGTGGGCTTTGTGGGGGGAATCGAATTTGTGGGGGATCATCATTCTTCGGCGCGGGAGGCCCATTCTTCTTCGAGGGGGGTGAGCTCGGCCTGCACGGTTTCGCGTTCGCTTTGCAGCGACTTGATTCGCTCGCCGTCACGCACGACGGCCGAGTCGGAAAGCTCGGCGTCGATCTTGCGCAAGCGTGACTCAAGTTTTTCAATGCGCGCTTCGAGCTTCTGCTGATTCATGTGGCCGAAGCGCGATGACTTGTTATTGCTCTTCTTCGCAGACGCGGGCTTGGGGTCGGCGGCTTTGGGCTTGGCTTTCGCGGCGGGCTTGGGTTTGGCTGCGTCGGCCTGGGTGTTGCGCTGGGTCTGTTGGTATTCGATGTACTCGCTGTATCGGCCGGGGAAGTGGCGGATCGTGCCGTCGCCTTCGAATACGAGCAGCTGGTCGACCATGTTTTCCAGCAGCATGCGGTCGTGGCTGATCAGCAGCAGTGTGCCGTCGCTGCTTTTCTGCTGCGTGCCCCCGGAATAGCTGGACGGCGGCGAGGTGAACTGGGCGATCGCTTCTTCGAGGCGTTCGGCGCTGGGGATGTCGAGGTGGTTGGTCGGTTCGTCGAGGACGAGCACGTTGTGGCCGCCGGACATCAGCCCGGCGAGCACGGCCCGGCTGCGCTCGCCGCCGCTGAGTGTGCCCAACGGTTTGTCCTGCTCCAGTCCGCTGAACAGAAACGCGCCGGCGAGGTCGCGCGCGGGCTGCTCCGCCTGGTTGGGCACGAATTTGCGGAGGTAGTCGACCACGGTCGTTTGCAGCGGCAGATGCTCGTGGGTCTGGTGGTAGTGGCCGACGTCGACCTGTGCGCCGAGGCGGGTCGTGCCCGCGGTGGGGGGCTGCTCGCCGAGCAGACAGCGGATGAGCGTGGACTTGCCCATGCCGTTGGCGCCGATGATGCCGATGCGGTCGCCGCGTTCGAGTTTGAAGTCGAAGTCTTCGAACAGCGTCTTGCCGTCGTAGCGCATCGTGAGCTTGTTCGCCTCGGCGACCATGTCGCCGCAGCGGGTGGCGGGGGCGAAGCGCAGGTTCATCGAGTCCAGTTCCATCGGCCGTTCGATGAGGTTGCCGGAGACGAAACGTTCGAGGCGTTTTTCACGTCCCTGCGCCTGGCGGGCGCGCTGGCCGGCGCGGTAACGGTCGATGAACGCCTGCTCCTGCTTGATCTTCGTCTGCTGCTTTTCGTACATCCGCTGCTGGGCAACGTATCGCTCGGCTCGCAGCACGCGGTACTTGTCGTAGTTGCCGGGGTACTCGACCAGCTCGCCGGCTTCCAGTTCGCAGATCTTGTCGACGCAGCGGTTCAGCAGCCAGCGGTCGTGGCTGACGAGGATGACCGCGCCGCGATAGCCGGCGAGGAACTGTTCGAGCCATTGCCGACCGGCGATGTCGAGGTGGTTGGTGGGTTCGTCGAGCAGCAGCACGTCGGGTTCGGACAGCAGCAGCTTGGCGAGGGCGAGTCTGCCCTTCTGTCCGCCGGAGAGTCCGGTGACGGGGACGTTGAAGAATTCGTCCGTCAGGCCGAGGCCGTGGAGGGTTTCGTCGATGCGGTGGTCGACGGCATAGCCGCCTGCGGCTTCGATTTCGTGCTCGATGCGCTCGTAGCGTTTCATGAGCTTGTCGAGCTCATCGCCGGCGGCGTCGGCCATGTCGTGCGAGACTTTTTCGAGTTGTTCGTGGAGGCTGAAAAGCTCGGCGAAGGCGGTGGCGGCCTCCTGGCGGAGGGTGTGAGTGGGGTCGAACTTGGGGTCCTGCCGGAGATAGCCGACGGTCGCGGTGCGTGCGAGCTGGATCTGGCCGGTGTCGGGCTTTTGCGCTTCAAGGCCGGCGACGAGCTTCATGAGCGTGCTCTTGCCGCAGCCGTTGCGGCCGACGAGGCCCATGTGTTCGCCCGCTTCGAGGGTGAGGTTTACGCCGTCGAGGATCGCCCGCTGCCCGAAGTGCAGCGACAGGTTGCTGATGCCGAGTAATGCCATAGACGGGGAAAGATACCACACGCAGGCGGCGGCGGTTCGCGCGGGTGGGCGTTATTTGGTGAAGCGGTTTGAGGCGGAGCAACTTAAGTCGCTCCGCCCTGGAAAGCCTGTGTCCGCGAGGCCCTGTTTCGCGGTGTCTGACTACTTGACGGATCGGGTAAATCGGCTATGCTTTCAGGTCTTTCCCGCCCCGGCGGGAGGAGTCGGGCACTGCGCGCCTGCGGCCGACTGGCGGGGAGAACGAATCACCGCAAGTCTGCTGGTTTGCCAGCCAGGGCATCGACGGGAAGTGGCCGCGGACGACGGCCGAGTCGGCTTGGAATCCCCGACGCCGACTATATAAAGACGACCTACTCACGCTGTAATTGGATTGAACGGACCTCGGCCCGGCAGCGACCTTGTTACCGCTGCCATGCCCACGCCCTACGAGAAACCATCATGAGCACCGCGACCACATCCGCCGGCGAAGGCAAAAAGCTATCCCGGATCGAGCGCACCCGTAACTTCGGCATCTGCGCCCACATCGACGCCGGCAAGACCACCGTCACCGAGCGTGTGCTGTACTACACGGGCAAGACCTACAAGATGGGTGAAGTCCACGAAGGCACGGCCACGATGGACTTCCTCGAAGACGAACAGACCCGCGGCATCACCATCCAGTCGGCGGCGACGACCTGCCCGTGGCCGAAGGATGGCGTGGACTACATCTGCAACCTGATCGACACGCCCGGCCACGTCGACTTCACCATTGAAGTCGAACGCTCGATGCGCGTGCTCGACGGTGCGGTGGTTGTCTTCGACGGTAAGGAGGGCGTTGAAGCCCAGTCCGAAACCGTCTGGCGTCAGGCCGAGCGTTACCGCGTGCCGCGTATCTGCTTCGTCAACAAGATGGACAAGATGGGCGCGGACTTCAACTACGCGTTCGGCACGATCATCGAACGCCTCGGTGCGAACCCCGTCGCGGTGCAGATTCCCATTGGCGCGAGCGACGACTTCAAGGGCATCATCGACTTGTTGACGCGGAAGGCCTACTTCTTCTCCGCTGAGGAACTCGGCGCGAAGGTTGAAGAGAAAGAAATTCCCGACGACCTGAAGGACGAAGTCGAGAAGTGGCGTCATGCTCTGGTCGAAAAGGCCGCGGAGCTGGACGAGGGGCTGACTGAAAAGTTCATCATGGAAGAAGAGATCTCCCCTGATGAGATCATGGCGGCGCTGCGTAAGGGCACGCTGGAGCGTAAGGTTCAGCCGGTGTTCTGCGGCTCGGCACTGAAGTACATCGGTGTGCAGCGGCTGCTCGACGGTGTGATCAACTATCTGCCCAACCCGCAGCAGGTGCCTGAAGTGCAGGGCACGGCGGTTGACGACAAGGAAAAGAAGATCACGCGGCCGCACGACCACGAAGCGCCTTTCTCGGCGCTGGTGTTCAAGGTCGTTTCCGATACGCACGGCGACCTGACGTATGCCCGGGTGTACTCCGGCACGTTGGAGAAGGGCAGCCGTGTGCTGAACTCGGCCAACGGCAAGCGTGAGATCGTCAGCCGAATCTTTGAAATGCACGCGAAGGACCGGATCAGCCGTGACCAGGCTTGGGCGGGGGAGATCGTGGCGCTGGTGGGCCTGAAGAACTCGGGCACGGGCGACACGCTGTGTGCGGCGGATGCCCCAATCGTGCTTGAGCGGATGGAGTTCCCCGAGCCGGTGATTTCGATGTCGATCGAGCCGGCGTCGCAGGCGGACAAGGAAAAGCTGTCCAACGCGTTGGCGACGATCCGCCGCGAGGACCCGAGCTTCCGCAGCCACTACGACGACGAAACGGGACAGACGATCATCGCCGGCATGGGCGAGCTGCACCTGGACATCATCAAGACGAAGCTGACGCGTGACATGAAGGTCGGCGTGAACGTCGGCAAGCCGCGCGTGGCGTATCGCGAGTCGATCACGAAGAAGGCCGAGGCCCGCGGGACGCACAAGAAGCAGACCGGTGGTCGTGGTCAGTTTGGTGATTGTACGATCACGGTTGAGCCTTACACCGCTGAGCAGGCCGAGGCGGATGAGCTGAAGCTGGTCGACGGCGTGGCGTTTGAGAACAAGGTCGTCGGCGGTTCGATTCCCAAGGAATACATCCCGTCGGTCGAGTACGGCTGCCGAGAGACGGCGAAGTCGGGCGTGCTGGCGGGCTATCCGCTGGTGGGCGTGAAGGTGACGTTGCTCGACGGTTCGTACCATGAGGTCGACTCGTCGCAGGTCGCGTTCGAACAGGCCGGTCGACTGGCGTTCCAGGAAGGCTGCCGTAAGGCGAAGCTGCAACTGCTTGAGCCGGTGATGAAGGTGATCGTGACGACGCCGGAGGAATTCTTCGGCAGCGTCAGCGGCGACATCAACAAGCGCCGCGGCCTGATCGCGGACACCGAGCAGCGAGCCAACACGCGGATCATCACGTCCGAGTGTCCGCTGAGCGAGATGTTCGGCTATGCGACGCAGCTTCGCGGCATGACGCAGGGCCGAGCCAGCTACTCGATGGAGCCGCTGGACTACCGCCCCGTGCCGGACAACATCGCCAAGGCCGTGCTCGAAGGCGGCGGCAGCGAGTAAGCGACGGGACCCACAATTTAACGCACGAAACACAAAGCCCTCGAACTTCGGTTCGAGGGCTTTTTTTGTGTCGAGGATGTCAAGGTTTTTTGTGGGAGGAGCGTGTGTCGGTTGTTCGTGCGTTTCGAGCGGGGGTGGGACCCACGGATGGAATCCGTGGGCTTCGGGGGAGGGTGATCCGAAGGGCTGAAGAACAGGGGGCAGAAGAAGTGGACAAAGAAAAA
This window harbors:
- a CDS encoding 1-phosphofructokinase family hexose kinase: MPQPTSIITVTLNTAIDRVLEVHDFHIGEHVLAREAMRYPAGKGINVSRALARIGRDNIATGFVGQAEMLEFDHLFSETGPGRAMCQLLAARGATRENITILDPKNHTDTHVRTTGYELTRRDVQRMVSKLGLLARQGSMVVFTGSLPPGLDMADFDTLLYVCIGGGAKVVLDVGGKLLADSTSLDMSGLANVEPEPVGGTGGSKMLWMVKPNRAELAEALGQPADALKDEAAVIDAGRRMARRVAWVVVTLGAEGALLFHQGHVWRGHCELSSDEVVNTVGCGDCMMAGMLDAQAAGKGPEDVLRWGIATATSNAALAGVAGFDRQRVTELAERCTIVDALSPSA
- a CDS encoding DUF4174 domain-containing protein; translation: MTDSAAASPLSLDDLTREHRLLLIVSPFRETGSLQWQQQAVSANHGALAKRDVRLATIIGEDEGYLDSMPMSRADVVQLREVLEVEADRFALILLDKGGKQLMSAAKPVKIHELLEKLDAAAGEPAG
- the fusA gene encoding elongation factor G produces the protein MSTATTSAGEGKKLSRIERTRNFGICAHIDAGKTTVTERVLYYTGKTYKMGEVHEGTATMDFLEDEQTRGITIQSAATTCPWPKDGVDYICNLIDTPGHVDFTIEVERSMRVLDGAVVVFDGKEGVEAQSETVWRQAERYRVPRICFVNKMDKMGADFNYAFGTIIERLGANPVAVQIPIGASDDFKGIIDLLTRKAYFFSAEELGAKVEEKEIPDDLKDEVEKWRHALVEKAAELDEGLTEKFIMEEEISPDEIMAALRKGTLERKVQPVFCGSALKYIGVQRLLDGVINYLPNPQQVPEVQGTAVDDKEKKITRPHDHEAPFSALVFKVVSDTHGDLTYARVYSGTLEKGSRVLNSANGKREIVSRIFEMHAKDRISRDQAWAGEIVALVGLKNSGTGDTLCAADAPIVLERMEFPEPVISMSIEPASQADKEKLSNALATIRREDPSFRSHYDDETGQTIIAGMGELHLDIIKTKLTRDMKVGVNVGKPRVAYRESITKKAEARGTHKKQTGGRGQFGDCTITVEPYTAEQAEADELKLVDGVAFENKVVGGSIPKEYIPSVEYGCRETAKSGVLAGYPLVGVKVTLLDGSYHEVDSSQVAFEQAGRLAFQEGCRKAKLQLLEPVMKVIVTTPEEFFGSVSGDINKRRGLIADTEQRANTRIITSECPLSEMFGYATQLRGMTQGRASYSMEPLDYRPVPDNIAKAVLEGGGSE
- a CDS encoding ABC-F family ATP-binding cassette domain-containing protein, whose product is MALLGISNLSLHFGQRAILDGVNLTLEAGEHMGLVGRNGCGKSTLMKLVAGLEAQKPDTGQIQLARTATVGYLRQDPKFDPTHTLRQEAATAFAELFSLHEQLEKVSHDMADAAGDELDKLMKRYERIEHEIEAAGGYAVDHRIDETLHGLGLTDEFFNVPVTGLSGGQKGRLALAKLLLSEPDVLLLDEPTNHLDIAGRQWLEQFLAGYRGAVILVSHDRWLLNRCVDKICELEAGELVEYPGNYDKYRVLRAERYVAQQRMYEKQQTKIKQEQAFIDRYRAGQRARQAQGREKRLERFVSGNLIERPMELDSMNLRFAPATRCGDMVAEANKLTMRYDGKTLFEDFDFKLERGDRIGIIGANGMGKSTLIRCLLGEQPPTAGTTRLGAQVDVGHYHQTHEHLPLQTTVVDYLRKFVPNQAEQPARDLAGAFLFSGLEQDKPLGTLSGGERSRAVLAGLMSGGHNVLVLDEPTNHLDIPSAERLEEAIAQFTSPPSSYSGGTQQKSSDGTLLLISHDRMLLENMVDQLLVFEGDGTIRHFPGRYSEYIEYQQTQRNTQADAAKPKPAAKAKPKAADPKPASAKKSNNKSSRFGHMNQQKLEARIEKLESRLRKIDAELSDSAVVRDGERIKSLQSERETVQAELTPLEEEWASRAEE